TCCAGAAGAAAAAATTACTACAATTAGTTTATAAGATATGATTATCGTGCGCAAAACTTATTAAATGAGGCAAGCTTTTTACATCAAATCTTTTATATAAAGGATATATTCTTTTTTCTATGGCAGATTGACTCACATTTAATTCACACGCAATTTCTTTAAAGGTAAAACCTCTTGCAGCCAATTCTAAAACTTCTATTTCTTTTCTAGAAATTGCCAATTCGTTAAATAATTGCTGATTTAAAGATTCTTCAAACTTAGATAATTTTGGTCCAAAAGCTGCATATTGCATAATATTACCTAACTTTCTAGAATGTATTTTTTCTGAAATTCCTATAATTTCTAAAATGTTACCGTCTTTAGATTTAAAAACACCCACTCTAGAAAATAGTGGAATGATATCGCCATTTTTATGAATTTTTTCAACTTCGATTGTAAAACTATATTTTTCTAAATCTTTTTTAGTAGCTAATAGAAATTGTAGTGCTTTGTCATTTAGTTCGTTAGAGAAGTTAAAGTGTCTTTTAGAGGTGATGCTAACAATTTTAAATAAGGTAATTTCTTCACTTTTGTACCCTAATAAATCTTCCCAGCCAGCAGCGTACAACATTCTGTTTTTTTCAAAAGAATAAATATATACAGCTTGTCCAATAAAACTTTGTACTTTACTTTTATATTCTTCAAATATTAAATCTTCAGAATCATAAGGAATATCTGATACTCGTACTCTAGTAAATTCTCCGAAATTTTTACTCATTATACGAAAATAATCAAAAACTGCGAAAAAACACAGTTGACATCATCAAAAAAGCACCTTAAATTTGATTAACTATTGAAAAAGAAGATTCTTAAAAAAAAAGTTGCTATGAATAAGAATTTTTTATTAAAAAGTTGCTGTGTTTATAAGACTTAATAACTAATCCCCCGATTTTTTTGATTATGAAAAAGAGATCTCCATTAATTATTTTAATGGAGATTTTTTTTATTCTATATTTTCCTCTTTTGGAGGAATAATTTTAATCTTTGGTTCTTTGAACATTTCTTTATTTGCAATTTTCTTTTCGAAAGTTAATAATAAAGAAGGTAATAACAATAAATTAGAAACCATTGCTAATAATAAGGTGATGGAAACCAAACCACCTAAAGCAATTGTGCCACCAAAACTAGAAAGCGTAAATACTAAAAACCCAAAAAACAATACGATAGAAGTATAAAACATACTAACTCCAGTTTCACGTAAAGCTGCATACACAGATGGTTTTATTTTCCATTGATTTGCCATTAATTCCTGCCTGTATTTTGCTAAAAAGTGAATGGTATCATCCACAGAAATACCAAAAGCAATACTAAAAACTAAAATTGTAGATGGTTTTATAGGAATATCAAAAAAGCCCATTAATCCTGCAGTGATTAATAAAGGCAAAATATTTGGTAGTAAAGAAATTGCAATCATTTGAGGCGATCTAAACATCCAAGCCATAAAAAGTGCAATTAAAACAATAGCTAACGATAATGAAAAAACTAAATTCGTAATTAAATAATTTGTTCCTTTTATAAAAACTAATGCTTTTCCTGTTATGGAAACTGTGAATTTATCTGCAGGAAACTCTTTGTTAACAACAGCTTTTAAGCGTTCTTGAATAACATCCATTTTATCTGTACCAATATCTTTCATAAAGGTGGTTATTCTTGCATAACGTCCTGTAGAATCTACAAATGTTTTTAGCATTCCTGCATCGCTATTTGTGTTTTTGGTATAAGCAAAAATGTAGCTTTGTTCTTGTGTTGTGGGTAGTTGATAATATTTAGGATTCCCTTTATAGTAGGCTTGTTTTGAGTATTTTACTAAGTTTACTACAGAGATTGGTTTCGACAATTCTGGAAAAGATTCTATAACTTCATTAATTTTATCCATCTTTTTTAAAGTGGATAATTTCATAACACCTTTATCTTTTTTTGTATCAATTAAAATTTCTAAAGGCATAATACCTCCAAACTCTTTTTCAAAGAACTTAATGTCTTTGTAAAAGCTTGTGCTTTTAGGCATGTCTTCAATTAAACTTCCAGAAACATTAATTTTATAGACACCAATAATGCTTAAAACCAGTACAATTACTGTTGCAAAATAAATAGTAATTCTTTGATTTCTTACCATTCTTTCCATCCAATCTACTACATTTTCAATCCATTTTCTTTCTAAATGATTTAAATGTTTCTTTTTAGGCAATGGCATAAAACTATAAATGATAGGAATAATCAATAGAGCCAGAATAAATATACTTACAATATTTACAGAAGCTAAAATTCCGAATTCACGTAATAAATCGCTTTTAACAAATACAAACGTTGCAAAACCTGAGGCAGTTGTAATGTTAGTCATTAAAGTGGCATTCCCAACTTTTGCAATTACACGTTGTAAAGCTTTGGCTTGTTGCCCATGTTTTTTAATTTCTTGTTGATATTTATTAATTAGAAAAACAGCATTAGGTACACCAATTACAATAATTAAAGGGGGAATTAAGGCAGATAAAACTGTAATCTCAAAACGGAATAATCCAATAAAACCAAATGCCCAAATAACACCAACAGTTACTACTAATA
The DNA window shown above is from Polaribacter sp. Hel_I_88 and carries:
- a CDS encoding LuxR C-terminal-related transcriptional regulator codes for the protein MSKNFGEFTRVRVSDIPYDSEDLIFEEYKSKVQSFIGQAVYIYSFEKNRMLYAAGWEDLLGYKSEEITLFKIVSITSKRHFNFSNELNDKALQFLLATKKDLEKYSFTIEVEKIHKNGDIIPLFSRVGVFKSKDGNILEIIGISEKIHSRKLGNIMQYAAFGPKLSKFEESLNQQLFNELAISRKEIEVLELAARGFTFKEIACELNVSQSAIEKRIYPLYKRFDVKSLPHLISFAHDNHIL
- a CDS encoding RND family transporter, with the translated sequence MNFWTKVASIILRNRYLVLIGIAIITGLLASQMKYMQFSYTEANLLPENHEANLEYNKFLEIFGEEGNLVILGIKDSTVFTPKKFNAWNNLVKQFDDLDEIDFTISIADVQKLKADRNKRKFVLEPLYSENPTTSKEVNAIKKELFQKLPFYDNLLFNKETETLQTAIYIKKEIINTPVRRDFIFDKLIPIIEKFEKENNVDIRISGMPYIRTLNAQNIQDEILLFVLGALLITAVIFFFFFRSYRATFITLLVVTVGVIWAFGFIGLFRFEITVLSALIPPLIIVIGVPNAVFLINKYQQEIKKHGQQAKALQRVIAKVGNATLMTNITTASGFATFVFVKSDLLREFGILASVNIVSIFILALLIIPIIYSFMPLPKKKHLNHLERKWIENVVDWMERMVRNQRITIYFATVIVLVLSIIGVYKINVSGSLIEDMPKSTSFYKDIKFFEKEFGGIMPLEILIDTKKDKGVMKLSTLKKMDKINEVIESFPELSKPISVVNLVKYSKQAYYKGNPKYYQLPTTQEQSYIFAYTKNTNSDAGMLKTFVDSTGRYARITTFMKDIGTDKMDVIQERLKAVVNKEFPADKFTVSITGKALVFIKGTNYLITNLVFSLSLAIVLIALFMAWMFRSPQMIAISLLPNILPLLITAGLMGFFDIPIKPSTILVFSIAFGISVDDTIHFLAKYRQELMANQWKIKPSVYAALRETGVSMFYTSIVLFFGFLVFTLSSFGGTIALGGLVSITLLLAMVSNLLLLPSLLLTFEKKIANKEMFKEPKIKIIPPKEENIE